From the genome of Colletotrichum higginsianum IMI 349063 chromosome 4, whole genome shotgun sequence, one region includes:
- a CDS encoding Alcohol dehydrogenase GroES-like domain-containing protein gives MASLPKTYKAAVVESKSAPLKIVDQELKQPGPGLILVKVLACGVCHSDVGMQEGGFGDVFPRIPGHEIVGDVVAVGEGVSRFSGGERVGGAWHGGHDGTCRQCQKGFFQTCDNETVNGVFRDGGYAQYVLLRSEAAVRVPKDVDPAETAPLLCAGVTVFNSIRKMQIEQGNIVAIQGLGGLGHLAVQYASRMGYKTVVLSSGSSKKEFATKLGAHVYIDSSASDPVKELKKLGGASLIIATAPNPKIISPLTGGLQAGGKLCVLAPVGNLKVNTIDLIVGGKSVCGWPSGHQMDSEEAIDFAATHGIKCMIERFSLDDAKKASEHMLSNKVRFRSVLVME, from the exons CAGCCTGGCCCTggcctcatcctcgtcaaggTGCTGGCTTGCGGTGTCTGCCACTCAGACGTGGGTATGCAGGAGGGCGGGTTTGGCGACGTGTTCCCCCGGATTCCAGGCCACGAGAttgtcggcgatgtggtggccgtcggcgagggcgtaAGCAGGTTCTCTGGCGGAGAGCGAGTTGGAGGCGCCTGGCACGGAG GTCACGACGGAACGTGCAGACAGTGCCAGAAGGGCTTCTTCCAGACGTGCGACAACGAGACGGTCAACGGCGTGTTCCGCGACGGCGGGTACGCGCAGTACGTGCTGCTCCGgtccgaggcggcggtgcgggTGCCCAAGGATGTGGAcccggccgagacggcgccgcTGCTCTGCGCTGGAGTGACGGTGTTCAACAGCATCCGCAAGATGCAGATTGAGCAGGGAAACATTGTGGCGATCCAGGGCCTGGGCGGCCTCGGGCATCTTGCGGTGCAGTACGCCAGCCGCATGGGCTACAAGACGGTAGTGCTCAGCTCAGGGTCGTCCAAGAAGGAGTTCGCGACGAAGCTGGGCGCGCACGTGTACATCGACTCGAGCGCGTCGGACCCCGTCAAGGAGCTAAAGAAGCTTGGGGGCGCATCGCTCATCAtcgcgacggcgccgaaccCCAAGATCATCTCGCCGCTTACCGGGGGTCTGCAGGCGGGCGGCAAGCTCTGCGTGCTCGCGCCGGTTGGCAATCTCAAGGTTAACACGATCGatctcatcgtcggcggAAAATCGGTCTGTGGCTGGCCCAGCGGGCACCAGATGGACTCGGAAGAGGCCATCGACTTTGCGGCGACGCACGGCATCAAGTGCATGATTGAGCGCTTTtccctcgacgacgcgaaGAAGGCGTCGGAGCACATGCTGTCCAACAAGGTCCGCTTCCGCAGTGTGTTGGTCATGGAGTAA